The stretch of DNA ttttctttttttttttactcaattttccacattttcccaGCTTTTCTCGAacctttttcatggaaaaattaacataaatcgTATAAAATATACCCTTATCATGAGTTTGTTTTTTGGCGCCGAAAAAGTGGcgccaaatttaattttcaattaaattaatttgagtagttgaaaaaaaaacggccaCTGCGTACATCCTGTGTGTGTTGTAATCAAATCCAATTGAAACGAATTTATTCACAGATCGATTGCTTCTGACCACACTTTTCTAGTCTCTGTTGAACCCTCTCTTATCAGTTACAATCGCAACGTTGCCTAGGAAAGACGTGCCTCAGCAATAATGGATCCTTGTCGAATTTGTCTCAAGCCAAAACCCAATAATTTCCTAACAAATCTCTCCTCCGCTACCTTCCAATATGTATCCTATCGTCACATTTATTCGTATTTTGGTACAGCTCTGGAGCACCACAAGGAATTTCCGCTTGTTATTTGTCGTGATTGTGAATTCCAAATGATTTGTGCgtacaaattcaaaatgaagtGCCTCGAAgctgaaataaaaatctcccTAATTCTCCAATCGAAATCACAAATTGATAAGGGAACAGAGGAGGAGGTGGAGGAGGATGAGAGCAACAGATTGGAGTgtctaattgaattaaataccCTTTCGCAGCAACAGGAAATGGAAATCAATCTCATATCGTCATTCATTAATAATGCCCCGGAAATATTGAGCATCGACGACGACAGGGGTGATctcaattttgcattaaatcccagtggaaatttaattgaatttaatgaacAATTTGACTATGACACACATGTGAGTAGTCGTGCTGATTCACTACctgatttaatattatttggtagtactgctgctgctgcttcaTCTTTAGCAAAAGATTCCACTGCAACATGcccagaattaattaattatgctgAAGTTTCACCGGAAATTCAAGAGCAACCTGTAAATGAGATCAAGTGCAGCAAATGtgggaataaattgaatgatcACCTTTCATCGAATGCCAGAGAAAATGGTGAGATTACATGCGATCAGTGCAAGGAGGATGATTTCCAAACGCTCTTCttgtgcaaagaaaaagagatgaaCCGCGAAGAAAAAAGTGTGGAAGTAAAGAAAACTCTGCGAAGAGCTAGAAAACCACGAAATTCTGCAAAGAAATTGGATGATTCCTATGAGGAATGCAAGCTTTGcggaatttacataaaatccaTTAATATTTGCAGACATTTGGAACTCCATCAGAATAAGGCAGCTAACAAACAGTATCCTTGCCATATTTGTGGAAAAACCTTTGCTGTAAAATACTACGCAAATGATCACGTAAAGCGTGTGCACAGAAGATTGGAAAATGATGTGAATGCAAATGAAATCTTCCCGAAGATGAAGGTAAAATGCAGCATTTGTGAGAAGGAAGTCCGCAAGTACTTTCTAGATCGCCACATGAAGAGTCACAGAAGCAAAAAAGTGGAGAATCAATCCTTCATTTGCCACCTGTGCCAGAAAACGTTCATATCGAGAGAAACAATTCGTGCCCACATGATTACGGTGCACCTGAAGAAGAAGCGCTACAGCTGCAATCACTGTGATCAAAAATTCATCCACAGTCTCACGCGGTATCGCCACATCAACAAGTACCATCTGAAGAAGACTGTAGCATCCTGTTCACTGTGCTCAGCATCCTTCTACCACAAAACCTCCCTTGTGGCGCATCGGCGGAAGTTCCATCCACCTTCAATTACTCTCAAATGCGACGAATGCAATGCCATTTACTTTGACCGACGCCAGCTCAAGAAGCACCTTCTGGTGcactttaagaataatttcacCTGCGAATACTGTGGGGATAGTTTTGTGAGGAGGAGGAAGCTCATGACGCATATTCAGATGCACACAGGTCATGGAGGTGACTGCATCTGCTCCATTTGCGGTGAAAGCTTCGACAGAGTTTTCCGTCTTGAGTTTCATATGGAGGAAATGCATCCAGGAGTCAAGGCTCAGGCTTGAAGAAGttaaagggaaattatttaattaaattgctgATTATGAAAGAAATTCCATTAAGGCAGttaaaaaatcgttgaaaAACGCGAAACTTGAAATTTCCGCGGAAAAAACGGCGGGATCGCGAAATCAACGCGGTGATGCTGCCACATTgcgggaaaataaaaaaagctctgtgaCATTTTTCCGGCTTGCCAAAAACTGCCCAAAAAATCCcgattttccaggaaaatcttGCAAAACTGCCGGAAAATCCACAAGAAAACAATGCTGAAGGCAAAACTCTGTGCCCTGGATCATCCAACACCAGAAACTGTCAACTGCGAAGGTAACAAGATTGAATTTCCGTaaaaaatgtccttttaaaaaaatacttcatcCCATTTTCCCAGATCCTAAACAATTCCGGAGCACTGTTCTGTGGCTGGAGGACCAGAAGATACGTCACTACAAAATTGAGGATCGTGCTGAACTCAGGAAAATTGACTCGAATGAATGGGATGCGGCTTATGCCAAATACAAAGTAGATCTGAAAGTTCCTGCTGGACTAGGAAGCCCCATTGAGGAGCTGGCCTGGATTATGGGCTATGCTGTTCGCCTTGAATACTTTGACAATGGTAAGACAGTCAAAATGTTAGGAATTATAAGAAAGTTTATTACAAGAAATTTCCTCTGCAGTGGAAAAATATAGAGGTGTGAATGCGGAAATGGCATTGGAGGAGGCAAAACCCAAAGCTCCCAGCATCAAATCCACAAATCCCTTCGACAAGTTGGACTGTGAGTTATTCTGGATGAGATTTCCGTTcattcttcaattaattttacatattttttgcagTTACAAGTAAGGAATTTGAAGCTGGTGTCCGTACTCTTGCCAAGCGATTGCAAATTCCCTACCATCCGGATACAATGACCACGTTGGCAGCTGTTGCAAAAGTGGTGCAGGATAATTTGAGCACAGAAGCTCTGAAGGAACCTCTCCTGGATAATGCACCATTCCCTCTGGAGCAGACACCTGGTGTTGGCTTCCAGGATGCAGATCTGGAGCAAGCAGCCCGAATCCTGCGTCTACTGCAAATTCAGAGTGTTCGACACCTCCAGACAACCATAAATGAAACCATCGTGGCCGTCCAGAATCTAACTGCTGATCCACGGACTGATACAAAATTGGGCAAAGTTGGTCGATAGACTTTTCTCTctcgaattaatttaataaaattgcattcacACAA from Lutzomyia longipalpis isolate SR_M1_2022 chromosome 1, ASM2433408v1 encodes:
- the LOC129786881 gene encoding zinc finger protein 260-like; protein product: MDPCRICLKPKPNNFLTNLSSATFQYVSYRHIYSYFGTALEHHKEFPLVICRDCEFQMICAYKFKMKCLEAEIKISLILQSKSQIDKGTEEEVEEDESNRLECLIELNTLSQQQEMEINLISSFINNAPEILSIDDDRGDLNFALNPSGNLIEFNEQFDYDTHVSSRADSLPDLILFGSTAAAASSLAKDSTATCPELINYAEVSPEIQEQPVNEIKCSKCGNKLNDHLSSNARENGEITCDQCKEDDFQTLFLCKEKEMNREEKSVEVKKTLRRARKPRNSAKKLDDSYEECKLCGIYIKSINICRHLELHQNKAANKQYPCHICGKTFAVKYYANDHVKRVHRRLENDVNANEIFPKMKVKCSICEKEVRKYFLDRHMKSHRSKKVENQSFICHLCQKTFISRETIRAHMITVHLKKKRYSCNHCDQKFIHSLTRYRHINKYHLKKTVASCSLCSASFYHKTSLVAHRRKFHPPSITLKCDECNAIYFDRRQLKKHLLVHFKNNFTCEYCGDSFVRRRKLMTHIQMHTGHGGDCICSICGESFDRVFRLEFHMEEMHPGVKAQA
- the LOC129785899 gene encoding RNA transcription, translation and transport factor protein, which produces MLKAKLCALDHPTPETVNCEDPKQFRSTVLWLEDQKIRHYKIEDRAELRKIDSNEWDAAYAKYKVDLKVPAGLGSPIEELAWIMGYAVRLEYFDNVEKYRGVNAEMALEEAKPKAPSIKSTNPFDKLDFTSKEFEAGVRTLAKRLQIPYHPDTMTTLAAVAKVVQDNLSTEALKEPLLDNAPFPLEQTPGVGFQDADLEQAARILRLLQIQSVRHLQTTINETIVAVQNLTADPRTDTKLGKVGR